From the genome of Metarhizium brunneum chromosome 4, complete sequence, one region includes:
- the Ank2_2 gene encoding Ankyrin-2, with amino-acid sequence MSLSDLANELLVAVAQFLDAERDIDAFAKSNKRLYSLLIAHLYRYNAHNSSASALVWAAKTGRVETLRRAVSTGVKVHEFPLLPIASDKGHLNFANLLLRTPGVDVNVKDEDGWTSLAAASRQGHVDLVNLLLAANADLQTNDAGWTPLSVAANDGHLEVVRLLLNKGADVSVPSETGWTPLRSAACNGHFEVAKLLLAHGADVHVTSERMWTPLHSAANSGHADILELLIDYGANTAAATADGWTPLALAADKGMVEAVNILVAKGADVALPCGNGWTSMTLASDSGHVPVVQILLEKGASVDAPCINGWTPLTLASGAGSVAMVELLLDHGADIKATNESGSSSLLIASDRGHCAVVESLLARGADVLSTSRRGLTALHTASENGHVEVAELLLAQGADIAVGNFSGWNAVHIAVQNKHPKLVELFLGTPGLDVDLKDNYGRTPLYHAAMVGNADMVDLFLARGASPTMSDSYGSKPIFTAVRNGHEAVARRLLAVSPYPSEQLDGFGHSLLWWARRSGRPGLLQLVRQHITMHDPGAEMDEEMEPETNPVKFIENACWCKVCTRCTVLGTTSYECTTCDGEVAMIVDGGVVVACLLKARFL; translated from the exons ATGTCGTTGTCTGACTTGGCTAACGAGCTGCTGGTAGCCGTGGCCCAGTTCCTGGATGCGGAGCGAGATATTGATGCCTTTGCCAAGTCTAATAAGCGACTCTATAGCCTACTCATCGCCCATCTATATCGATACAATGCACACAACTCCAGCGCATCCGCTCTCGTGTGGGCAGCCAAGACTGGCCGAGTAGAGACCTTGCGACGCGCTGTTTCCACCGGCGTCAAGGTCCACGAGTTTCCGCTTCTACCCATCGCCTCCGACAAGGGCCATCTCAACTTTGCCAATCTGCTGCTCCGTACACCCGGGGTAGATGTCAACGTgaaggatgaagacggctgGACGTCCCTGGCGGCTGCCTCGAGGCAAGGCCATGTCGACCTGGTCAACCTGCTTCTGGCTGCGAATGCCGATTTGCAGACCAATGACGCCGGCTGGACGCCGCTCAGTGTGGCTGCCAACGATGGCCACCTAGAAGTGGTGAGGCTGTTGTTGAATAAAGGGGCAGATGTATCTGTCCCGAGCGAGACAGGATGGACGCCTCTCAGGTCCGCTGCCTGTAATGGACATTTCGAAGTGGCCAAGCTTCTTTTAGCCCACGGAGCTGATGTACACGTAACCTCGGAGCGAATGTGGACGCCATTGCATTCAGCCGCCAACTCTGGCCATGCCGACATCCTCGAGTTGTTGATAGACTACGGAGCGAACACGGCTGCTGCAACTGCGGATGGCTGGACCCCTCTGGCATTGGCAGCCGACAAGGGCATGGTAGAGGCGGTAAATATACTTGTAGCAAAAGGTGCCGATGTTGCTCTGCCCTGTGGCAACGGATGGACATCCATGACACTGGCTTCAGATAGTGGCCATGTGCCTGTTGTGCAGATTCTGCTGGAAAAGGGTGCAAGCGTAGACGCACCATGCATCAATGGCTGGACTCCCCTGACTCTCGCTTCCGGAGCTGGCAGCGTTGCTATGGTTGAGCTTCTGCTGGATCATGGAGCCGACATCAAGGCAACAAATGAGTCTGGCTCGTCCTCTCTCCTCATCGCGTCAGACAGAGGCCACTGCGCCGTGGTCGAGTCTCTCCTCgcccgcggcgccgacgtgTTGTCGACAAGTCGTCGCGGACTCACCGCTTTGCACACTGCATCAGAAAACGGTCATGTTGAAGTAGCCGAGCTGCTACTCGCCCAGGGCGCAGACATAGCGGTAGGAAATTTCAGCGGCTGGAACGCTGTTCACATTGCGGTGCAAAATAAACACCCGAAACTCGTTGAGCTGTTCCTTGGAACCCCTGGGCTTGATGTCGACTTGAAAGACAACTATGGACGAACACCATTGTACCATGCGGCAATGGTAGGAAACGCGGACATGGTGGATTTGTTCCTGGCAAGGGGTGCGTCACCAACTATGTCGGATTCTTACGGCTCGAAACCCATCTTCACGGCAGTTAGAAATGGCCATGAAGCAGTTGCGCGCCGATTGTTAGCCGTGAGTCCCTACCCTTCGGAGCAACTGGATGGCTTTGGACACAGTTTGCTTTGGTGGGCTCGGCGAAGTGGTAGACCGGGtctgctgcagctcgtccGGCAACACATCACGATGCACGATCCTGGCGCCGAGATGGATGAGGAAATGGAGCCGGAGACAAACCCCGTCAAGTTCATCGAAAATGCTTGCTGGTGCAAGGTCTGTACGCGATGCACCGTACTCGGCACTACGTCATACGAGTGTACGACCTGTGACGGTG AGGTGGCTATGATTGTTGATGGAGGTGTCGTGGTGGCTTGCTTGCTCAAAGCGAGATTCCTGTAA
- the METTL27_1 gene encoding Methyltransferase-like protein 27 has protein sequence MGSTATTANVAHETLARVYASSDVGATRALYDEWATTYDAEMADASQNYVGPALAAACVLRTLGPEATARAAVLDAGCGTGLVGLHLARAGARTIDGIDLSPGMLAVARKTGVYRALDAVDMSGPLPPRDGTYEVAVCIGTFTQGHVGPGAMDELVRVVKPQGLVVATVLAAIWETGGYAAKVAALVADSRAKLLGAELIDYRQGAGVQARLVVLQVL, from the coding sequence ATGGGATCGACCGCCACGACGGCCAACGTGGCCCACGAGACGCTGGCGCGCGTCTACGCCTCGTCCGACGTGGGCGCCACGCGGGCGCTGTACGACGAGTGGGCGACGACGTACGACGCGGAAATGGCCGACGCGTCGCAAAACTACGTCGGCCCcgcgctcgccgccgcctgcgtGCTCCGGACGCTGGGGCCCGAGGCGACGGCGCGCGCGGCGGTGCTCGACGCCGGCTGCGGCAcgggcctcgtcggcctgcACCTCGCGCGCGCGGGCGCCCGCACCATTGACGGCATCGACCTGAGCCCGGGGATGCTCGCCGTCGCGCGCAAGACGGGCGTCTACcgcgccctcgacgccgtcgacatgtcgggcccgctgccgccgcgcgaCGGGACCTACGAGGTCGCCGTGTGCATCGGCACTTTTACCCAGGGCCACGTCGGGCCCGGCGCCATGGACGAGCTGGTCCGCGTTGTGAAACCAcagggcctcgtcgtcgccactGTGCTCGCTGCCATTTGGGAGACGGGCGGGTACGCGGCCAAGGTTGCTGCCCTGGTGGCTGATTCTAGggccaagctgctcggcgCTGAGCTGATTGACTACCGGCAGGGCGCGGGCGTGCAGGCCCGCTTGGTTGTTCTTCAAGTGCTATAG
- the fsdR_1 gene encoding Fusaridione A cluster transcription factor fsdR: MTARVDNHALGRSPRRKACDLCFTKKIKCDMLQPTCSNCILYKAECTTGKGRRKPNPPARVRAAAIQHHQQPQYTTANTDKTEDRLARIEKQLEQLIALQASRPADTTGSWSSSQCEQGGDSAMTLSNADFDVAFPSRDPVVFDSASTKFPLAMDLAPRDELPLPPQADVMPIVDHYFDTYAYIMPLFDQKSFMSMLYQWYTDPSTRNKASWAAIQVVLAIALRTPIPELLNGCGGSDRHHRANFFLKNAQSVVSDLVTRDKDLLGLQVLLGIVMLFQNSSDTSPASVIIGTAIRLAHRMRLHSRDHAELFSPDENLQRQRLFWIAYVLDKDISLRIQVPSVQLDSDIDIDVPPAQPADDVGVLWTRDRQTCFNHHRSMIHLAQIQGRVYDWLHSNSSAKMSRQSRQQRVQQLDRMITHWYSTIPAAFNLENLDASIGECALIHMAKMYHVYLLILVMTYGIYNQDSNWVQAIRSGDRNAIRSLVLGTERHDSGAASQKQVRLLPGSWHKVVQVSRGCLRLFDMCIPTECLIWQCSCPHFSGMMVLLANLLIEPTHEDAVSDEILSARAIQLFDKVLELIPDPEHYTDIRGIIEELYNRAVLVINEAKSQGGDDQVDVLEANLLSYETLDGDPWSWAAALPGRTDFSADMRDGDGDSLGVLPLCR; the protein is encoded by the exons ATGACTGCCCGCGTAGACAATCATGCGCTGGGCCGATCGCCTCGCCGCAAAG CATGCGACTTGTGTTTTACCAAAAAGATCAAATGCGACATGCTGCAGCCTACCTGCTCGAATTGCATCTTGTACAAGGCCGAGTGCACCACCGGCAAGGGGAGGCGCAAGCCGAACCCGCCCGCAAGGgtgcgcgccgccgccatccaacaCCATCAGCAGCCGCAGTATACAAC AGCAAACACGGACAAGACAGAAGACCGCCTGGCCAGGATCGAGAAACAGCTGGAGCAGCTCATTGCCCTGCAGGCTTCGAGGCCGGCAGACACGACCGGTTCGTGGTCGTCGTCCCAGTGCGAGCAGGGCGGCGACAGTGCCATGACGCTGTCCAACGCAGACTTTGACGTCGCATTCCCGTCCCGCGACCCCGTGGTATTCGATTCGGCGTCGACCAAGTTccccttggccatggacctCGCGCCCAGAGACGAGCTGCCGCTCCCGCCCCAGGCCGACGTCATGCCCATTGTCGACCACTACTTTGACACGTATGCGTACATCATGCCCCTGTTCGACCAGAAATCCTTCATGTCCATGCTCTACCAGTGGTACACGGACCCGTCGACGCGCAACAAGGCCTCCTGGGCTGCCATCCAAGTCGTGCTGGCCATTGCCCTGCGCACGCCGATTCCCGAGCTGCTCAACGGCTGCGGGGGGTCGGATCGGCACCACCGCGCAAACTTCTTCCTCAAGAACGCCCAGTCCGTCGTGTCGGACCTGGTGACTAGAGACAAGGACCTGCTGGGCCTGCAGGTCCTGctcggcatcgtcatgctGTTCCAGAACAGCAGCGACACCAGCCCGGCGAGCGTCATCATCGGCACAGCCATACGCCTGGCTCACAGAATGCGCCTGCACTCCAGAGACCACGCCGAGCTCTTCTCCCCCGACGAGAACCTGCAGCGGCAGCGCCTGTTCTGGATCGCCTACGTGCTGGACAAGGACATCTCTCTCCGGATTCAAGTCCCATCCGTCCAGCTGGATAgcgacattgacattgatgTGCCGCCCGCCCaacccgccgacgacgtggGCGTCCTCTGGACAAGGGACCGCCAGACGTGCTTCAACCACCACCGGTCCATGATCCACCTCGCCCAGATCCAGGGACGCGTATACGACTGGCTTCACTCAAACAGCTCTGCCAAGATGTCCCGCCAGTCGCGGCAGCAACGCGTGCAGCAGCTGGACCGCATGATTACCCACTGGTACAGCACGATACCGGCGGCCTTCAACCTCGAGAATTTAGACGCGTCCATCGGCGAGTGTGCACTGATacacatggccaagatgtaTCATGTGTACCtgctcatcctcgtcatgaCGTACGGCATTTACAACCAGGACTCGAATTGGGTCCAGGCAATTCGATCCGGGGACCGCAACGCGATTCGAAGCCTTGTATTGGGTACTGAGCGCCACGATTCCGGCGCCGCGTCACAAAAGCAAGTCAGGTTGCTACCGGGGAGCTGGCACAAGGTGGTCCAAGTGAGCCGGGGCTGTTTGCGCCTCTTCGACATGTGTATACCGACAGAGTGTCTCATTTG GCAATGCTCCTGTCCTCACTTTTCGGGAATGATGGTCCTCCTGGCGAACCTCCTCATTGAGCCCACACACGAGGATGCCGTGTCGGACGAAATCTTGTCTGCGCGCGCAATCCAGCTCTTTGACAAAGTCCTCGAACTCATCCCTGATCCAGAACACTACACCGATATCCGCGGCATCATTGAAGAGCTGTATAATAGAGCTGTGCTCGTCATCAACGAGGCCAAATcgcagggcggcgacgaccaAGTCGACGTTTTGGAGGCAAATTTGCTGAGTTACGAGACGCTGGATGGGGATCCATGGAGCTGGGCGGCTGCTCTTCCGGGCAGGACCGACTTTTCCGCCGATATGAGGGATGGAGACGGGGACAGCCTTGGGGTCCTGCCGTTGTGCAGATGA
- the OpS4_2 gene encoding FAD-dependent monooxygenase OpS4 — MLNVVIVGAGIAGLSAAISLRRAGHCVHLYEKSSMNDEFGAAIHVPPNASRFLTAWGLDPVQWRWVEARHADLVDPFTLQPRAALYNDKSSASVGGLPLWLSHRVDLHNALKWMATRSDGPGAPATIHLDSLVMALDPWKPSITLATGREICGDLVIAADGVHSIAPEAILGRKVVPVDPVNANCCYRFLIPLETLEADPETKFFTEGHEGYCRLFAEDKSLRRLVVYPCRNNTLLNFAGLFHEPETKSDRKENWHATVDIHHVIDTISDFDDRLLKVISKATDVKRWPLLYRHPLPTWSKGRLTLAGDSAHPMLPHQGQGGAQGLEDGLALGIILCGAETPAEIERRLEIYYTTRHRRTSVIQILSNVGADQADLVRDQLRQYMSDDEIPRDYQEAMSHNFGFDVVRTTLTAMKEYDPSFRLPDDFFDGPVIGVPGRCKDFANDGFPSA, encoded by the exons ATGCTCAACGTCGTTATTGTCGGGGCCGGAATTGCGGGCCTATCGGCAGCCATTTCGCTCCGACGGGCTGGACACTGCGTCCATTTATACGAGAAGTCGTCGATGAACGACGAGTTCGGTGCTGCCATCCACGTGCCTCCCAATGCAAGCAGATTTCTGACGGCCTGGGGGTTGGATCCTGTCCAATGGCGCTGGGTAGAGGCGCGGCATGCGGACTTGGTCGATCCTTTTACTCTGCAGCCGAGAGCTGCCCTGTACAACGACAAGTCGTCTGCTTCTGTTGGCGGCTTACCCCTGTGGTTATCCCATCGTGTCGACCTACACAACGCTTTGAAATGGATGGCCACCAGATCCGATGGCCCTGGTGCTCCGGCCACGATTCACCTAGACTCGCTGGTGATGGCATTG GATCCTTGGAAACCGTCAATCACGCTCGCAACTGGGCGTGAAATATGTGGCGATCTAGTCATTGCTGCCGACGGTGTCCACTCCATCGCACCTGAAGCCATCTTGGGCCGAAAGGTTGTTCCCGTTGATCCCGTCAACGCAAATTGCTGCTATCGCTTCCTCATCCCTCTGGAGACGTTGGAGGCAGATCCCGAGACCAAATTCTTTACCGAGGGCCATGAGGGCTACTGTCGACTATTTGCAGAGGATAAGTCGCTACGCAGACTTGTAGTATATCCTTGTCGAAA TAATACGCTTCTCAATTTCGCAGGCCTTTTTCACGAACCGGAAACCAAATCTGACAGGAAAGAAA ATTGGCATGCCACTGTTGATATTCATCACGTCATAGATACAATTTCCGACTTTGATGACAGACTTCTCAAGGTCATCAG CAAGGCAACAGATGTCAAGCGTTGGCCGCTGCTCTACCGACACCCGTTACCAACCTGGAGCAAGGGTCGACTGACCCTGGCTGGTGATTCTGCACATCCCATGCTTCCTC ATCAAGGTCAAGGCGGTGCCCAGGGGCTCGAGGACGGCCTTGCTCTTGGCATCATTCTTTGCGGCGCCGAGACGCCGGCCGAAATAGAAAGACGTTTGGAGATTTATTACACCACTCGGCACAGAAGAACAAGCGTGATTCAAATTCTCAGCAACGTGGGTGCGGACCAGGCAGACCTGGTGAGAGACCAACTACGCCAGTACATGAGCGACGACGAAATACCCC GAGACTACCAAGAAGCTATGTCTCATAACTTTGGGTTCGATGTTGTGCGGACAACGTTGACCGCCATGAAAGAATATGACCCGTCGTTCAGACTCCCCGATGACTTTTTTGATGGGCCCGTTATTGGGGTGCCCGGGAGGTGCAAGGATTTTGCAAATGATGGCTTCCCGTCCGCCTGA
- the dao1_1 gene encoding D-amino-acid oxidase: protein MAASSDSIVIVGAGIIGLDVALVLGKRGLGQCITIVAEHLPGDTSPSYTSPWAGCNFSGISGSDANALRWDKLGYAHLTTLAADYPTESFVSWTQSIEYWDANAPQDKIKSISGYMKDFTIIPQQELPPGVEYGVSCTSVTVNAPKHLTYLYDLLKDHYGVRFLRQKLPSIQAAYASPRTQILFNCTGNAARTLPGVQDAKCFPTRGQVVLARAPTMRKNVMRHGRDYETYIIPRPQSNGNVILGGFMQKGNNDPSTYGHETDSILRRTKGLCPRELRDGPCEVLAVFAGARPSREGGARIERESISVGGSERLLVHNYGAGGTGFQAGYGMALDAVACVDDVLRELEQLVNRAKL from the exons ATGGCGGCGTCTTCCGATTCAATCGTGATTGTGGG CGCGGGCATTATTGGACTCGATGTCGCCCTGGTCCTTGGCAAGCGCGGGTTAGGCCAATGCATCACCATTGTTGCCGAACACCTCCCGGGTGATACTTCGCCATCCTACACCTCGCCGTG GGCCGGCTGTAACTTCTCCGGTATATCGGGGAGCGACGCCAACGCGCTGCGATGGGACAAGCTGGGCTACGCTCACCTCACCACCCTCGCCGCTGACTATCCCACCGAGTCGTTTGTGTCGTGGACGCAATCCATAGAGTACTGGGACGCCAACGCACCCCAGGACAAGATCAAATCCATCTCGGGATATATGAAGGAC TTCACCATCATCCCCCAACAAGAACTACCCCCCGGCGTCGAATACGGCGTGTCCTGCACATCCGTCACCGTCAACGCGCCCAAACACCTCACATACCTCTACGACCTGCTCAAAGACCACTACGGCGTCCGCTTCCTCCGCCAGAAGCTCCCCAGCATCCAGGCGGCCTACGCCAGCCCCCGGACCCAAATCCTCTTCAACTGCACCGGCAACGCGGCCAGGACGCTGCCCGGCGTACAAGACGCTAAGTGCTTCCCGACCCGGGGCCAGGTCGTTCTCGCACGAGCCCCCACGATGCGCAAGAATGTGATGCGCCACGGCCGGGACTACGAGACGTACATTATCCCGCGGCCGCAGTCCAACGGCAACGTCATCCTGGGCGGCTTCATGCAAAAGGGCAACAA CGACCCGTCTACATATGGCCACGAAACAGACTCGATTTTAAGGCGCACAAAGGGTCTCTGTCCTCGGGAGCTGCGCGACGGACCGTGCGAGGTGCTGGCTGTGTTTGCGGGCGCCCGGCCCTCACGCGAGGGCGGAGCGAGGATCGAGCGCGAGAGCATCTCTGTCGGCGGATCTGAACGCCTCTTGGTGCACAACTATGGCGCTGGCGGCACTGGGTTCCAGGCTGGCTATGGCATGGCGCTTGATGCTGTTGCCTGCGTCGACGACGTGCTGcgggagctggagcagctggTGAACCGGGCCAAATTGTAA